One genomic segment of Desulfomicrobium sp. ZS1 includes these proteins:
- a CDS encoding DUF523 domain-containing protein, whose protein sequence is MTRTDLEGCGPILVSACLLGIYCRYDGRCETDERVMALSQDHVLIPVCPEQLGGLPTPRSAVELLDGRAVTKDGADLTADFERGVQQVLRVAGLTGAQAAVLQPRSPSCGRGIIYDGTFSGTRIEGDGALTKSLRAQGFLLLVPDELS, encoded by the coding sequence ATGACAAGAACGGATTTGGAAGGCTGCGGGCCGATATTGGTCAGCGCCTGTCTGCTGGGAATCTATTGCCGTTATGACGGGCGGTGCGAGACGGACGAGAGGGTCATGGCCTTGTCGCAGGACCATGTCCTGATCCCTGTATGTCCGGAGCAATTGGGCGGCCTGCCCACCCCCCGTTCGGCCGTGGAACTGCTTGACGGCCGGGCCGTGACCAAAGACGGGGCGGACCTGACCGCGGACTTCGAGCGCGGGGTCCAGCAGGTTCTGCGCGTGGCCGGTCTGACCGGAGCCCAGGCGGCCGTGCTGCAACCGCGTTCACCGAGTTGCGGGCGGGGAATCATTTACGACGGCACCTTTTCCGGCACGCGCATCGAGGGTGATGGTGCCTTGACGAAGAGTCTGAGGGCGCAGGGGTTTTTGCTGCTCGTGCCGGATGAACTGAGCTGA
- the thrB gene encoding homoserine kinase, with protein sequence MNHENIILIGMAATGKSTLGKRLAKRLSWAFVDTDLLMEAWWGAPLQQIRDHLGLEAFVLAEAQQIQRLHLKRCIIATGGSVVYSEDAMTHLQGQGHIVYIETSFTSISRRLTNPASRGLAIGPGQTLKDLYDERAPLYARFAQLTVNTDGASPEESCSAIIEGLSRTTQEYP encoded by the coding sequence ATGAACCACGAAAACATCATCCTCATCGGCATGGCCGCCACCGGCAAGTCCACCCTCGGCAAACGCCTGGCCAAGCGGCTGAGCTGGGCCTTCGTGGATACGGACCTGCTCATGGAGGCCTGGTGGGGCGCTCCTCTGCAGCAGATCAGGGATCATCTCGGCCTTGAGGCTTTTGTGCTGGCCGAGGCGCAGCAGATACAGCGCCTGCACCTCAAGCGCTGCATCATCGCCACGGGCGGCAGCGTGGTCTATTCCGAGGACGCCATGACGCATCTGCAAGGCCAGGGACACATCGTCTACATCGAGACCTCCTTTACAAGCATCTCCCGCAGACTGACCAATCCGGCCTCAAGAGGGCTGGCCATCGGCCCCGGCCAAACCCTCAAAGACCTTTACGACGAGCGCGCCCCCCTGTATGCACGCTTCGCCCAGCTAACGGTGAACACCGACGGAGCGAGCCCGGAAGAATCCTGCTCCGCCATCATCGAGGGCCTTTCTCGAACCACACAGGAATATCCGTGA
- a CDS encoding ABC transporter ATP-binding protein encodes MLLEVKNLYVKYGNIEALHGISFTVDKGEIVTLIGANGAGKTTTLHTITRVPPPEGPKITQGDILYEGKSIIGTEAHKVVQDLKIALSPEGRHIFGNLTVEENLQLATYARKDNDQIQVDFKRVYDLFPRLFERRKQRSESLSGGEQQMLSVGRSLMTGANFIMLDEPSMGLAPLLMYDMFRALKELNSQGMTLLLIEQNARIALQFAHRGYVLDTGAIVASGNAKELMNNPDVKKAYLGG; translated from the coding sequence ATGCTGCTCGAAGTCAAAAATCTCTATGTGAAGTACGGCAATATCGAAGCCCTGCACGGTATCTCATTCACCGTGGACAAGGGCGAGATCGTCACCCTGATCGGCGCCAACGGCGCGGGAAAAACGACCACCCTGCACACCATCACCCGCGTCCCACCGCCGGAGGGCCCGAAAATCACCCAGGGCGACATCCTCTATGAGGGCAAGAGCATCATCGGCACGGAAGCGCACAAGGTCGTGCAGGATCTCAAAATTGCGCTTTCCCCCGAAGGCAGGCACATCTTCGGCAATCTGACCGTCGAGGAAAATCTGCAACTGGCCACCTATGCACGCAAGGATAACGATCAGATCCAGGTGGATTTCAAGAGGGTCTATGACCTCTTCCCCAGGCTCTTCGAGCGCCGCAAGCAGCGCAGCGAATCCCTGTCCGGCGGCGAACAGCAGATGCTCTCCGTGGGCCGTTCGCTGATGACCGGGGCCAACTTCATCATGCTCGACGAGCCCTCCATGGGCCTTGCGCCGCTTCTCATGTACGACATGTTCAGGGCCTTGAAAGAACTCAATTCACAGGGCATGACGCTGCTGCTGATCGAACAGAACGCGCGCATCGCCCTGCAGTTCGCGCACCGGGGCTACGTGCTCGACACCGGCGCCATCGTGGCCTCAGGCAATGCCAAGGAACTGATGAACAACCCCGATGTGAAAAAAGCGTATCTCGGGGGCTGA
- a CDS encoding ATP-dependent 6-phosphofructokinase, with translation MGNAPRLDTSVTTLGPCKVDNPLPYCHHIDDDSKMPLYLSGEILDGATSNTVCEFEEAGPRQKIYFDPPKTKCAIVTCGGLCPGINDVIRAIVMSAHHNYHISGIYGIRYGLQGFIPKYKHDVMELTPDSVSDIHEFGGTILSSSRGPQAPEEIVDALERMNISVLFMIGGDGTMKAASTVTKEVLRRGLKISIIGIPKTIDNDINFVTRSFGFDTAVEKATEAIRCAHIEALGAPAGIGMVKLMGRESGFIAAQASLALKEVNFVLVPEAPFELHGPEGFLAQLKARLEQRQHAVIVVAEGAGQDLCHIDNQVDLSGNPILGDICDVLRSEIKKFFAATDFPYTLKYIDPSYIIRSIPANSNDRIYCGFLGQHAVHAAMAGKTGMVVSKLQERYLYLPLELVTAKRRKLNILSNYWRSVMESTGQPQAMFNCAKQA, from the coding sequence ATGGGCAACGCGCCACGCCTCGATACTTCCGTCACAACCCTTGGCCCGTGCAAGGTCGACAATCCCTTGCCCTACTGCCACCATATCGACGACGATTCCAAGATGCCTCTCTATCTCTCCGGCGAAATCCTCGATGGCGCGACATCAAACACCGTCTGTGAATTCGAGGAGGCTGGGCCAAGACAGAAAATCTATTTCGATCCGCCCAAGACCAAATGCGCCATTGTGACCTGCGGCGGCCTGTGTCCGGGCATCAACGACGTGATCAGGGCCATCGTCATGAGCGCCCATCACAACTATCACATTTCCGGAATCTATGGCATCCGCTACGGCCTGCAGGGCTTCATCCCCAAATACAAGCACGATGTCATGGAACTGACCCCGGACAGCGTCAGCGACATCCATGAATTCGGCGGCACGATCCTGTCCTCCTCGCGCGGGCCGCAAGCCCCGGAGGAGATCGTGGACGCGCTGGAGCGCATGAACATCTCGGTCCTGTTCATGATTGGCGGCGACGGCACCATGAAGGCCGCCAGTACGGTAACCAAAGAGGTGCTGCGGCGCGGGCTGAAGATCTCGATCATCGGCATCCCAAAAACCATCGACAACGACATCAACTTCGTGACCCGCTCGTTCGGCTTCGACACGGCCGTTGAAAAGGCCACCGAGGCCATCCGCTGCGCCCACATCGAGGCTTTGGGAGCACCCGCCGGCATCGGCATGGTCAAGCTCATGGGCCGCGAGTCGGGCTTCATCGCGGCCCAGGCGAGCCTGGCCTTGAAAGAGGTCAATTTCGTGCTGGTCCCCGAAGCGCCTTTTGAATTGCACGGTCCGGAAGGATTTCTGGCCCAGCTCAAGGCCCGCCTGGAGCAGCGTCAGCACGCGGTCATCGTCGTGGCCGAGGGAGCTGGACAGGACCTGTGCCACATCGACAATCAGGTCGATCTCTCCGGCAATCCCATCCTGGGCGACATCTGCGACGTGCTGCGTTCGGAGATCAAGAAATTCTTCGCGGCCACGGATTTCCCCTACACCCTCAAGTACATCGACCCCAGCTACATCATCCGCTCCATCCCGGCCAACTCCAACGACCGCATCTACTGCGGCTTCCTGGGCCAGCACGCCGTGCACGCGGCCATGGCCGGCAAGACCGGGATGGTCGTCTCCAAGCTGCAGGAGCGCTACCTCTATCTGCCCCTGGAACTGGTCACAGCCAAGCGACGCAAGCTCAATATCCTCTCCAACTACTGGAGATCGGTCATGGAATCCACCGGACAACCCCAAGCCATGTTTAACTGCGCCAAACAGGCATAG
- the cobT gene encoding nicotinate-nucleotide--dimethylbenzimidazole phosphoribosyltransferase: MLQSTIAQIRPLDRAYFAQAQAHLDSQTKPKGSLGVLERVACRLVAMAGGKAPRVDPARIYTCAGDHGVAAQGVSLFPQEVTRQMVANFVMNGAAINVLTRTAGVDLKVVDAGCLGGKFPDHPALVQCKVAPGTKDLSTEAAMSREQCVRALENGIALARTAHADGIVTLGSGEMGIANTTPATALFCAYLNLAPAAITGPGTGLGAEGMRHKIAVIEKALALHEPTIVKADPLEILACLGGFEIATLAGMILGGASLGMPLVIDGFISSSAYVAARAICPLVAEYAFFSHASAEPGFAAVMNRLDAKPLLHLDLRLGEGTGAAMAIFILRSAANLYTDMATFSAAGVNSGE; this comes from the coding sequence ATGCTCCAGTCCACCATCGCCCAGATCCGCCCCCTTGACCGCGCGTATTTCGCTCAGGCCCAGGCCCACCTGGATTCCCAGACAAAACCCAAAGGCAGCCTCGGCGTCCTGGAACGGGTCGCCTGCAGGCTGGTGGCCATGGCAGGCGGAAAAGCGCCCAGGGTCGACCCGGCCCGCATCTACACCTGCGCCGGAGACCACGGGGTGGCGGCACAGGGCGTGAGCCTCTTCCCCCAGGAAGTGACGCGGCAGATGGTCGCCAATTTCGTCATGAACGGCGCGGCCATCAACGTACTGACCCGCACCGCGGGAGTGGACCTCAAGGTCGTGGATGCGGGTTGCCTGGGCGGCAAATTCCCCGATCATCCGGCCCTTGTCCAGTGCAAGGTCGCGCCCGGCACCAAAGACCTGAGCACAGAGGCAGCCATGAGCCGCGAGCAATGCGTACGCGCTCTGGAAAACGGCATCGCCCTGGCCAGAACTGCCCACGCGGACGGAATCGTGACCCTCGGCAGCGGCGAGATGGGCATCGCCAACACGACCCCGGCCACGGCCCTCTTCTGCGCCTATCTGAACCTGGCCCCGGCAGCCATCACCGGCCCCGGCACGGGGCTTGGGGCCGAAGGCATGCGCCACAAAATCGCGGTCATCGAGAAGGCCCTGGCCCTGCATGAACCGACAATCGTCAAGGCCGACCCCCTGGAAATCCTGGCCTGCCTCGGAGGATTTGAAATCGCAACCCTGGCCGGAATGATCCTGGGTGGCGCGAGCCTGGGCATGCCTCTGGTCATCGACGGCTTCATCTCTTCCAGCGCCTATGTGGCGGCCCGTGCCATCTGCCCGCTCGTGGCCGAGTACGCATTCTTTTCCCATGCTTCGGCCGAACCCGGATTCGCAGCCGTCATGAACCGTCTTGACGCAAAACCCCTCTTGCACTTGGACCTGCGCCTCGGAGAAGGCACCGGCGCGGCCATGGCCATTTTCATCCTGCGCAGCGCGGCCAATCTCTACACCGACATGGCCACGTTCTCAGCGGCGGGCGTAAACAGCGGCGAATAA
- a CDS encoding branched-chain amino acid ABC transporter permease, translated as MRKLTVPTLLLAITGVIVFMSHQEYIDLYIQSVIMFMGVNIILSSSFNIVNGYMGEFACGHAGFMAVGAYVTSVVNVMLFTDDKVFGAALLPPETAVYLFPFTLLIGGAAAAVAGVLVAIPSFKTRDDYLAIITIAANFIIISTIINIDKIGGARGFMGMKKVLFAMTDSYDIPWILLWVMIFTFGTVFIIRRYVTSTYGKGIIAIKQDEVAAEIMSVNTNRMKLVAFMLSSGLAGIAGGLFAHILGYINPNSFGILKSTECLVMVYLGGMGSLSGSVISAILFTLLLESLRFIIPWMDTAMHYMHLLPDSYELSQVWKWVIIPLILILLMQFRPEGIMGNRELSDVFPKLKKFYSFK; from the coding sequence ATGCGAAAATTAACCGTCCCCACGCTCCTGTTGGCGATAACCGGTGTGATAGTGTTCATGTCCCATCAGGAATACATCGACCTGTACATCCAATCCGTCATCATGTTCATGGGCGTAAACATCATCCTGTCCAGCAGTTTCAACATCGTGAACGGCTACATGGGCGAGTTCGCCTGCGGACACGCCGGATTCATGGCCGTGGGCGCATACGTGACCTCCGTCGTCAACGTGATGCTCTTCACCGACGACAAGGTCTTCGGCGCCGCGCTGCTGCCTCCGGAAACGGCCGTCTATCTCTTTCCCTTCACCCTGCTGATCGGCGGAGCCGCGGCCGCGGTGGCCGGCGTACTGGTGGCCATCCCATCGTTCAAGACCCGCGACGATTACCTGGCCATCATCACCATCGCAGCCAACTTCATCATCATCAGCACCATCATCAACATCGACAAGATCGGCGGCGCCAGAGGATTCATGGGCATGAAGAAAGTGCTCTTCGCCATGACCGACAGCTACGACATCCCCTGGATTCTGCTCTGGGTCATGATCTTCACCTTCGGCACGGTGTTCATCATCCGCCGCTATGTGACCTCGACCTACGGCAAAGGCATCATCGCCATCAAACAGGACGAGGTGGCCGCGGAAATAATGAGCGTCAACACCAACAGAATGAAGCTGGTGGCCTTCATGCTCTCCAGCGGCCTGGCCGGTATCGCGGGCGGCCTCTTCGCGCACATCCTCGGCTACATCAACCCGAACTCCTTTGGAATTCTGAAATCAACGGAATGCCTCGTCATGGTCTACCTCGGAGGAATGGGTTCGCTCAGCGGTTCGGTCATCTCCGCGATCCTCTTCACTCTGCTCCTGGAGTCGCTGCGTTTCATCATTCCCTGGATGGATACGGCCATGCATTACATGCATCTGCTCCCTGACAGCTATGAGCTGAGCCAGGTCTGGAAATGGGTCATCATCCCCCTTATCCTCATCCTGCTCATGCAATTCCGGCCCGAAGGCATCATGGGCAATCGGGAGTTGTCCGACGTGTTCCCGAAACTCAAAAAATTCTACTCATTCAAGTAA
- a CDS encoding branched-chain amino acid ABC transporter permease produces MLASIIQNLFNAFQWGSFYSLIALGYTLVYGVLRLINFAHGDIFMVGAYIAFFIATAILGMAASLPGWMVLAMVIPLTMILTAVVGVSLERIAYRPLRRKGAHRLYVVITALMCGLVLENGNLALLGASRKSFPELVDKVVYTVGDLSMTNLKIGVVFSAILVFIFLHFIVTKTKIGMAMRAISYDKFAVPLMGIPIDTVIVFTFILGSSFAGLAGLLFALSYPILDPYMGAMIGWKAFIAAVVGGIGDIRGAFLGGFLLGFVEILVVAVFPSTYRDLIAFAILMTILCIKPTGMFGVAGTTKI; encoded by the coding sequence GTGCTCGCAAGTATTATCCAGAACCTCTTCAACGCGTTTCAGTGGGGCAGCTTCTACTCCCTGATCGCGCTTGGCTATACGCTGGTGTACGGCGTGTTGCGTCTGATCAATTTCGCGCACGGCGATATCTTCATGGTCGGCGCCTATATCGCGTTCTTCATCGCCACGGCCATCCTGGGCATGGCGGCCTCGCTCCCTGGCTGGATGGTTTTGGCCATGGTCATACCCTTGACCATGATCCTCACCGCCGTCGTCGGCGTATCGCTGGAGCGCATCGCCTACCGGCCGCTGCGCCGCAAGGGCGCACACCGCCTGTATGTCGTCATCACCGCGCTCATGTGCGGGCTGGTCCTTGAAAACGGCAACCTCGCCCTGCTCGGGGCAAGCCGCAAAAGCTTTCCCGAACTTGTGGACAAGGTCGTCTATACCGTCGGTGACCTGAGCATGACCAACCTGAAAATCGGAGTCGTATTCTCAGCAATCCTGGTCTTCATTTTTCTGCATTTCATCGTCACCAAGACCAAGATCGGCATGGCCATGCGCGCCATCTCCTACGACAAGTTCGCGGTGCCGCTCATGGGCATCCCCATCGATACGGTCATCGTCTTCACCTTTATCCTCGGTTCCTCTTTCGCCGGGCTGGCGGGCCTGCTTTTCGCCCTCTCCTATCCCATTCTGGACCCCTACATGGGTGCAATGATCGGATGGAAAGCGTTCATCGCCGCCGTGGTCGGAGGGATCGGCGACATTCGCGGGGCCTTTCTGGGCGGTTTTCTCCTCGGCTTCGTGGAAATTCTCGTCGTCGCGGTTTTCCCGTCAACCTACAGGGACCTGATCGCTTTCGCCATCCTGATGACCATCCTGTGCATCAAGCCCACAGGCATGTTCGGCGTGGCAGGTACGACCAAAATCTAA
- a CDS encoding D-sedoheptulose 7-phosphate isomerase, giving the protein MTERVHKIITDHAHEGAALRKTFFADNASQVAEVARAMALSLAAGGKILFCGNGGSAADAQHFAAELVNRFMMERPPLPAIALTTDTSALTAIGNDYSFDQIFSKQVQALGRPGDVLIGISTSGRSANVNEALRVGLENGLVTVGLGGGSGGAMIAHCHHTLVVPDTRTPLVQEIHGAIGHLLCGLVDYYLFEAVAELEPFLGSEQS; this is encoded by the coding sequence ATGACGGAGCGGGTGCACAAGATCATAACCGACCATGCGCATGAAGGCGCGGCGTTGCGAAAGACTTTTTTTGCCGACAACGCTTCGCAGGTGGCCGAAGTGGCGCGGGCCATGGCGCTGAGCCTTGCGGCCGGCGGCAAGATCCTCTTTTGCGGCAATGGCGGCAGCGCCGCCGATGCGCAGCATTTCGCGGCCGAGCTGGTCAACCGCTTCATGATGGAGCGGCCGCCACTGCCGGCCATCGCCCTGACTACGGACACATCGGCCCTGACCGCCATTGGCAACGACTATTCGTTCGACCAGATTTTCAGCAAGCAGGTCCAGGCTCTGGGGCGGCCAGGGGATGTCTTGATCGGCATCTCCACCTCGGGCCGAAGCGCCAACGTCAACGAGGCGCTTCGCGTGGGACTGGAGAACGGACTGGTCACGGTCGGGCTGGGTGGGGGCAGCGGCGGAGCAATGATTGCCCATTGCCATCATACCCTCGTCGTGCCGGACACGAGGACGCCGCTGGTTCAGGAAATCCACGGTGCCATCGGTCACCTATTGTGCGGCCTGGTGGACTATTATCTGTTTGAAGCGGTTGCGGAACTCGAGCCTTTTCTGGGTTCGGAGCAATCATAA
- the hemC gene encoding hydroxymethylbilane synthase: MNTIRIATRGSKLALWQAHHISGLLRAQYPGMTVELNIIKTKGDKILDVPLAKIGGKGLFVKEIEEALLAGEADIAVHSMKDVPAELPEGLKLGIIPEREQPTDSFLSVNYPDIASLPAGARVGTSSLRRQTQLMGLRRDLCILSLRGNLDTRVGKLMAGEFDAIIVATAGMNRLELSAPHMQELAPPMFYPAVAQGALGIEYRADRPQLDELLAFLDHAPSKICVEAERSFLFGLDGGCQVPIAGYATLSGTEITLTGLVADLCGERVIRRQATALSHAAVELGAQVARAVLDDGGKEILDEVYRSGAAV; this comes from the coding sequence ATGAACACCATTCGCATCGCTACCCGGGGCAGCAAGCTGGCCCTGTGGCAGGCGCATCACATTTCCGGCCTGCTTCGCGCCCAGTATCCGGGCATGACCGTCGAACTGAACATTATAAAGACCAAGGGCGACAAGATCCTGGACGTGCCCCTGGCCAAGATCGGCGGCAAGGGCCTTTTCGTGAAGGAGATCGAGGAAGCCCTCCTGGCGGGCGAGGCCGATATCGCCGTGCATTCCATGAAGGACGTGCCTGCCGAGTTGCCCGAAGGCCTCAAGCTCGGCATTATCCCGGAACGCGAGCAGCCCACCGACTCCTTTCTGAGCGTCAACTATCCCGATATCGCGTCGCTGCCGGCCGGAGCCCGGGTCGGGACGAGCAGCCTGCGTCGCCAGACCCAGCTCATGGGGTTGCGACGGGATCTGTGCATCCTCTCCCTGCGCGGCAATCTGGACACGCGGGTGGGCAAGCTCATGGCCGGAGAATTCGACGCCATCATCGTGGCTACGGCGGGTATGAACCGTCTTGAACTTTCCGCCCCGCACATGCAGGAGCTGGCTCCGCCCATGTTCTATCCGGCCGTGGCCCAGGGCGCGCTTGGCATCGAATATCGCGCCGACCGTCCGCAACTGGACGAACTGCTGGCCTTTTTGGATCATGCGCCCTCAAAGATTTGCGTAGAGGCGGAGCGGTCTTTTCTGTTCGGCCTGGACGGAGGCTGCCAGGTGCCCATCGCCGGATATGCGACCCTCAGCGGCACCGAGATCACTCTCACGGGCCTAGTGGCCGATCTTTGCGGCGAGCGGGTCATCCGTCGGCAAGCCACGGCGTTGTCCCATGCGGCCGTGGAGCTTGGCGCGCAAGTGGCCAGGGCCGTGCTGGATGATGGCGGCAAGGAAATTCTGGACGAGGTTTACCGGAGCGGCGCAGCGGTCTGA
- a CDS encoding zinc ribbon domain-containing protein produces the protein MPIFEYVCNSCHKEFEEIVLGGEQPVCPACGANDTTKLISRGVFRTGGPIVMGSPSASAITTRGKSGCGSCSGGNCSSCG, from the coding sequence ATGCCCATCTTCGAATATGTCTGCAATTCCTGCCACAAGGAATTTGAGGAAATCGTTCTCGGCGGGGAGCAACCCGTCTGCCCGGCCTGCGGCGCCAATGACACGACCAAGCTCATCTCGCGCGGCGTGTTTCGGACCGGAGGCCCCATCGTCATGGGCTCTCCCTCTGCCAGCGCCATCACCACCAGAGGCAAGAGCGGTTGCGGCAGCTGCTCTGGCGGCAATTGTTCCAGCTGCGGCTAA
- a CDS encoding PilZ domain-containing protein: protein MTNTTNTTNRREFKRQRKEIRVRYSLLGSEEYKEARLLDMGEGGLCMETCAPLKTGTRIYVQLLNVHPEGLGLAAHRSSQGMVRWTRDLGYTEQTRFGIGVQYMHPVCH, encoded by the coding sequence ATGACAAACACGACAAACACGACGAACAGGCGTGAATTCAAACGGCAGCGAAAAGAGATCAGGGTGCGCTACAGTCTGCTCGGCAGCGAGGAATACAAAGAGGCCCGGTTGCTGGACATGGGAGAGGGCGGATTGTGCATGGAAACGTGCGCTCCGCTCAAGACCGGGACCAGAATTTATGTCCAACTCCTGAACGTTCATCCGGAAGGTTTGGGACTGGCCGCGCACAGGAGCTCTCAGGGAATGGTGCGCTGGACAAGGGATTTGGGCTATACGGAACAAACCCGTTTCGGGATTGGGGTGCAGTATATGCATCCTGTCTGTCATTGA
- a CDS encoding ABC transporter substrate-binding protein, giving the protein MVCVLLFAAAAGAESIKVGFNIPLTGDIPKVGEESKFAAEMLKEDINAAGGLEIGGKKYPLEFIYEDNESKAESAVSAALKLIERDDVLAIVGPNSSKQAVPAGQVCDDNQTPMISPWSTNPDTTKDRPWVFRAAFLDPFQGPVAVDFAMEQFGAKKAAVLYALDNDYSKGLAEIFRDDFNAKNGAGAVVGFESYSSKDQDFSAQLTTILAAKPDFIFLPNNYNEVALIIKQAHDLGWKNPFMGADAWGNSELMALCGDDCKGQYFSTHYAAAGATGETKVFIDRYKEKYGYEPADVAALTWDATNLVLKAIQNTGGLSGKVRADRKAVRDAMAAIPEFPGITGNMKFDAEGDPIKCAVVVKINEQGEFVFTKSVCP; this is encoded by the coding sequence ATGGTATGCGTGCTGCTCTTTGCCGCGGCCGCTGGAGCCGAGTCCATTAAAGTCGGCTTCAACATTCCGCTGACCGGCGACATCCCGAAAGTGGGTGAAGAATCAAAGTTCGCTGCCGAAATGCTGAAGGAAGATATCAACGCCGCAGGCGGCCTTGAAATCGGTGGCAAGAAGTACCCGCTTGAATTCATCTACGAAGACAACGAATCCAAAGCCGAATCCGCCGTCTCCGCGGCCCTGAAGCTCATCGAGCGCGATGATGTGCTGGCCATTGTCGGCCCCAACTCCAGCAAGCAGGCCGTTCCGGCCGGCCAGGTCTGTGACGACAACCAGACCCCAATGATCTCGCCCTGGTCCACCAATCCCGACACCACCAAGGACCGCCCCTGGGTTTTCCGCGCCGCCTTCCTTGATCCCTTCCAAGGTCCCGTGGCCGTCGACTTCGCCATGGAGCAGTTCGGCGCCAAGAAGGCCGCCGTCCTCTACGCCCTCGACAACGACTACTCCAAGGGCCTGGCCGAAATCTTCCGCGACGACTTCAACGCCAAGAACGGCGCAGGCGCGGTCGTGGGCTTCGAATCCTACTCCTCCAAGGATCAGGACTTCAGCGCCCAGTTGACCACCATCCTGGCCGCCAAGCCCGATTTCATCTTCCTGCCCAACAATTACAACGAAGTCGCGCTGATCATCAAACAGGCCCACGACCTCGGCTGGAAGAACCCCTTCATGGGCGCCGACGCCTGGGGCAACTCCGAACTGATGGCGCTGTGCGGCGACGACTGCAAGGGTCAGTACTTCTCGACCCATTATGCGGCCGCAGGCGCCACCGGCGAGACGAAAGTCTTCATCGACCGCTACAAGGAAAAATACGGTTATGAACCTGCCGACGTAGCCGCGCTGACCTGGGACGCGACCAATCTGGTCTTGAAGGCCATCCAGAACACCGGCGGACTGTCCGGCAAGGTCCGCGCCGACCGCAAGGCCGTCCGTGACGCCATGGCCGCCATCCCCGAATTCCCCGGCATCACCGGCAACATGAAATTCGATGCCGAAGGCGACCCCATCAAATGCGCGGTGGTCGTCAAGATCAACGAGCAGGGCGAATTCGTGTTCACCAAATCCGTTTGCCCGTAA
- a CDS encoding ABC transporter ATP-binding protein, with amino-acid sequence MSLLQIQNMTKTFGGLCAVSDFSIAIEGNELMALIGPNGAGKTTVFNLVSGFYSPTEGSLVFKGKSLAGLKPHQVTALGIARTFQNIRLWHDMTVLENIQISQHYNLGYNLVDAFLRTRRYMGNEKRIADRGYKILEALDLRQFAEEMPKNLPYGLQRRVEIARALSISPALLLLDEPAAGLNSSDVNDLIKLIGWIHKEFKIAIWMIEHQMDVVMSLCSWIKVVDFGVTIAEGTPEQIQNNPDVIKAYLGDENI; translated from the coding sequence ATGTCCCTTTTGCAGATTCAAAACATGACAAAAACCTTCGGCGGCCTGTGCGCGGTGTCGGACTTCTCCATTGCCATCGAGGGAAACGAGCTCATGGCCCTCATCGGCCCCAACGGCGCGGGCAAGACCACGGTATTCAATCTGGTGTCCGGGTTCTATTCGCCGACGGAAGGGTCTCTGGTCTTCAAAGGCAAGTCCCTGGCCGGTCTCAAGCCGCATCAGGTCACCGCCCTCGGAATAGCGCGGACCTTCCAGAACATCCGCCTCTGGCACGACATGACCGTGCTTGAGAACATCCAGATCTCACAGCATTACAACCTCGGTTACAATCTTGTGGATGCCTTTTTGCGCACCCGTCGCTACATGGGCAACGAAAAGCGCATCGCCGACCGCGGCTATAAAATCCTTGAGGCCCTTGATCTCAGGCAATTCGCCGAGGAAATGCCCAAGAACCTCCCCTACGGTCTGCAACGACGTGTCGAAATCGCGCGCGCACTGTCCATCAGCCCCGCCCTGCTGCTGCTCGACGAACCTGCCGCCGGACTCAACTCCTCCGACGTCAACGACCTGATCAAACTCATCGGCTGGATTCACAAGGAATTCAAAATCGCCATCTGGATGATCGAACACCAGATGGACGTGGTCATGTCGCTATGCTCCTGGATCAAGGTCGTCGATTTCGGCGTGACCATCGCGGAAGGAACTCCGGAGCAGATCCAGAACAATCCGGATGTCATCAAAGCTTATCTTGGAGACGAGAATATCTAA